CGCTCCGGTGGCCCTGACCTCGGCCTCCACCTCGTCCAGGTCGTCGGTCCGGCCGAGCAGGACCACGTCCGCCCCCGCGGCGCCGAGACCGATGGCCACCGCCCTGCCGATGCCGGTGCGGGCCCCGGTCACCAGCGCGGTGCGGCCGCGGAGCGAGAACAGCTCAGCAACGTCCATTGTGGACTCCCACCGGTGCCGCGACCTGGTCCACTGTGGAGCCGGAAGCGGGGGATTTCACCAGTGTGAAAGGAAAGCTGATCCGGCCCTGCCGTACCGCCATGCGCTGCCTCCGGTTCCGCCTCGGTTCCGCCCGGTGGCCTATTCCGCGCACCCGGCGGTCGGTGCCACGATGTCCTTCGCAGCACATGGAACTACGTTCCGCCCGGCGGAACAAGGCTTGCGAAGCCGTCTCGCGACACCCCTCACGCCTGAAGAGCCGCCGCCGCGACGAAAGGGCAGGAATGACAGCGCTTTCCAGGAGGCTGGTCCTCGGCGGAGCCGCCGCGGCGGCGGCCATCGGCGGCTTGCCGCTGGCCGGTGGGACCGCCCAGGCCGGACCGAGGGCCCTGCGCGAAGGGCTCGACTACGCCGTGCGCAAGCTGCGCGCGGTGGCCCCGGGGATCAGCCGGTTCCCGGAAGAGACGAAGTTCGAGAAGTGGATCTACACCGACAGCGGCGGCTGGGTGGGCGGTTTCTGGCCCGGCCTGCTCTGGCTGGCGCACCTGGAGACCAAGGACCCGCTGTTCCGGCGGCTCGCCGAGGAGTCGGCCGAGCGGCTGGCCCCGCGCCGCACCGACCTCGGAACGCACGACCTGGGTTTCCTGTTCTACCCGTCGTGGGTGACGGCTTACCGGGTCACCGGTGAGCGCGAGTGGCGCGACGGTGCGATCCAGGCATCGGACTCGCTGATCCGGCGCTACAACACCAAGGGCCGGTTCATCCGCGCGTGGGGGAACATCAACGACCCCGGCAACGCGGGCCGCGTCATCATCGACACGATGATGAACCTGGACCTGCTGTTCTTCGCCAGCAAGGAAACCGGGGACGCCAAGTACTCGACCATCGCCGTCGAGCACGCCAGGACGACCGCGAAGTACTTCCTCCGCCCGGACGGCTCGACGCCGCACGTCTACGACTTCGACCCGGCGACGGGAACCCCGATCGGCCCGAACACCGTGCAGGGCTACAGCCCGACCTCCTGCTGGTCGCGCGGCCAGGCGTGGGGGATGTACGGGTTCACCACGGTCTACCGGCGGACGGGGCAGCGCGAGTTCCTCGACGTGGCGACGAAGCTGGCCGACCACGTGCTGCCGTACCTGCGCATTGATCCGGTGCCCATCTGGGACTACCGCTCACCGTACGCGCCCCACGACATCCGGGACTCGTCGGCGGGCGCGATCACCGCGTGCGCGCTGCTGGACCTCGCCAAGATCACCGGGAACAACCGCTACCGCGAGACGGCGGTGTCGGTGCTCAACGCGATCACCGACACCTGCCTCACGACGAAGTCCTCGCGGGCCGAGGCGATCGTCGGGCGCGGCACCCGCCATCGCGGTGCCGAAGGCGGCATCGAGGTCTCGCTGCCCTACGGCGACTACTACTACGTGGAGGCGTTGCTGAGGCTGTTCCGCCCCGCGGAGCTGGCCGCGGCGATCGGCCTCTAGACCCGACGGCGGTCTGGCAGGGCCGCCACCATGATCACGCCGACCAGCAGAAGGAACGTTCCCGTCCAGAACAGGGGCACCGTCTGGTAGGCCGCGTTGGTGTACGCCAGCGCGGGACCGGGCGGTGAGCCCTGGGGCTCGGGCGGGAGCGCGCCGTGCGTGCTGGTCGGCGTGATCGCCTTGCACACCACGCCGCCCGGCGGCGCGGACGCGCGGGCGACCTGTTCACCGAAGGCGACCTGGGCGAGCGCGGCCGGAAGCCCGGGCAACGGCAGCGCGTCGGTCGGCAGCAGCTGCAGGTCCATCAGCCGGGCGACCGCGCCGACGGAGCTGCCCTCGCGCTTCTCCTTGAGCTGTCCCACCTGCAGGCGCAGCACGCCGATGTCGAGCTTGCGCAGGTTCGCCGGCAGCGCGCCACCGTCGCCGAGCAGCCCGCCGACGATCGGCAGCTTCGGCAGATCACCCAAACCTGGCAAGGGAATCCCGACCGGGATGTCCAGCTTGGGATTGGCCGCGTCGAGCGTGCCGAGCGTCTTGCCGCCCTGCGACACCCGCAGCACCGGCGCGGTGTAGCTGACCTTGGAGGACTTGGCATCGCCGGTGGATAACGCCGTCAACGTCGGCTTGCTGACCACGTCGACGCGGATCTCCTGCGGGGTGCCCGCGAGCAGTTGGATGCTCGCGAGCTGCACCGTCGAGACGGCGTTGACTGCCTTGCCGGTCTGTCCCGGAACGTCCACGAGCCGCACCGTGGAGTGCGCGCTCATCGTCTCCGGCAGCCGCACCAGCGAGCCGTTGGCCGAGAGCAACCCGCCGAGCTGGCTCAACGGAGCGCTCAGCTGCTTGGCCGCGTCGATCAGGTCCGCCTTGCCCGCCGCGATCGAGCTGAGGTCGGAAACCCTTGGCAGCGAAGGGATCGTGTTGATCGCCGACAGGCTCGCCACCGACGTCTTCGCGTCCGCGATCGGCTCCACACAGGGGCCGAGCCGGTCGTCCCAGCGCGCGTGCACCGAACCCTCGACCAGGCCGATGTTGAGCACCGGGTTCGCCGGCGGCGTCAGGCCACCCACTGTCGGCTTCGCGTTGTCCGGACTCGCCGTCTGCGCCAGCGCCCCCGGTGTCCTCGGCGCCCGTCCGCCCAGCGCGAACCCGAATGGCGAGGACTCCGCGATGGCCCGGTCGTGCGCGTAGACCGCGTGTGAGTTGCCCTGCGCGATGGCCAGCCCCACCCCGAACTCGCCCGCCGCCTGCTTGGGCAGCTTCTTCTCCTGCTCGTCGGTCAGCCCGGGCGCGCTGGTCTGCACCGAGCCCGGGAGCACCCGCACCAGGCCGAGACCGGCGCCCGCGTCCCCGATGATCGGCCCCGGCTGCGGCGTCGGGTTCGGGTTGGTGAACGGCGGCTGGTCGGGGTCGACCGGGGTGGGCACGGGCGTCGTCGGCGGTGCGGCGAGTGCTGGTGCGGCGCAGAGGGCGGCGAGGAGCGCTGTGGCGGGCAGGGCGATGGATAAACGGCGGGCACGCATCGGCGGGCGTCCTCCTCGCAGGGCTGGTGTGACGCAGGGCACCACGCAGTGCTCAACGACGGAGGTATCGGAAGGGTGACGCTCCGTGCCGTTGATCCTGATCGCCGCAGGTAGATCCGCTAGTGGGATACCTGTTCGAAGGTGGGCCGCCCGCCCGCTACACTGATCTCGCCTCGCCGCCTTAGCTCAGTCGGCCAGAGCGACGCACTCGTAATGCGTAGGTCAAGGGTTCGATTCCCTTAGGCGGCTCAGCGAGGACCAGGGCGCTTCCCATCGGGAGGTGCCCTGGTTCGTTTCAGGTGAGGTATCGCCT
The window above is part of the Allokutzneria albata genome. Proteins encoded here:
- a CDS encoding glycoside hydrolase family protein, whose translation is MTALSRRLVLGGAAAAAAIGGLPLAGGTAQAGPRALREGLDYAVRKLRAVAPGISRFPEETKFEKWIYTDSGGWVGGFWPGLLWLAHLETKDPLFRRLAEESAERLAPRRTDLGTHDLGFLFYPSWVTAYRVTGEREWRDGAIQASDSLIRRYNTKGRFIRAWGNINDPGNAGRVIIDTMMNLDLLFFASKETGDAKYSTIAVEHARTTAKYFLRPDGSTPHVYDFDPATGTPIGPNTVQGYSPTSCWSRGQAWGMYGFTTVYRRTGQREFLDVATKLADHVLPYLRIDPVPIWDYRSPYAPHDIRDSSAGAITACALLDLAKITGNNRYRETAVSVLNAITDTCLTTKSSRAEAIVGRGTRHRGAEGGIEVSLPYGDYYYVEALLRLFRPAELAAAIGL